A stretch of Priestia aryabhattai DNA encodes these proteins:
- a CDS encoding response regulator transcription factor: MTTILLVDDEVRMLDLLELYLLPNGFTCIKFETGTEALRYLYEGNKADLMLLDIMMPSRDGWEICQEVRKMSDLPVIMLTARSQTLDVVKGLNIGADDYITKPFSEEELVARISAVLRRSLKEKHEITYKGVAWSKADHVLQYKNQQIQVTPKEFELVGLLLQHLNRVFSRDDLLVLVWGYEAEIGDRTIDSHVRNVRDKLRKAGFPVDEYLQTVWGIGYKWVDVS; encoded by the coding sequence ATGACAACCATTTTATTAGTGGATGATGAAGTAAGGATGCTAGATTTACTAGAACTTTATCTACTGCCAAATGGATTTACATGTATAAAATTTGAAACAGGCACAGAAGCGCTACGCTATCTTTATGAAGGTAACAAAGCAGATTTGATGTTATTAGATATTATGATGCCAAGCAGAGATGGGTGGGAGATTTGCCAAGAAGTAAGGAAAATGTCTGATCTACCGGTCATTATGCTCACAGCCCGCAGCCAAACATTAGATGTAGTAAAAGGGTTAAATATAGGGGCAGACGACTATATTACTAAACCGTTTAGCGAAGAAGAATTGGTTGCACGCATCAGTGCGGTTCTTAGACGTTCGTTAAAGGAAAAACACGAAATCACCTACAAAGGGGTAGCATGGAGCAAGGCAGACCACGTATTACAATATAAAAATCAGCAGATTCAAGTGACGCCTAAAGAGTTTGAATTAGTGGGGTTACTTCTTCAGCATTTAAACCGTGTGTTCAGCCGAGACGACTTGCTTGTGTTAGTGTGGGGATATGAGGCGGAGATTGGAGACCGTACTATTGACTCTCATGTGCGAAATGTTCGGGATAAGCTTAGAAAAGCGGGCTTTCCTGTAGACGAATACTTGCAAACCGTATGGGGAATAGGCTATAAGTGGGTTGATGTTAGTTGA
- a CDS encoding metal-sensitive transcriptional regulator, protein MVEANHMNSEEKCCTINSERKSHHSPEVKKNLTSRLNRIEGQIRGIKGLIEKDTYCDDVITQIAAAQSALNSVSKILLEGHLKHCIVERVQDGDEEVVDELLTTIKRLMK, encoded by the coding sequence ATGGTCGAAGCGAATCACATGAATAGTGAAGAAAAATGTTGTACGATAAATAGTGAAAGAAAAAGTCACCATTCTCCAGAAGTGAAAAAAAATCTAACAAGCCGATTAAATCGAATTGAAGGACAAATTCGAGGAATTAAAGGATTAATTGAAAAAGATACGTATTGTGACGACGTGATTACTCAAATCGCAGCTGCGCAGTCTGCTTTAAATAGTGTAAGTAAAATTTTGCTTGAAGGTCACTTGAAGCATTGCATTGTAGAACGTGTGCAAGATGGTGATGAAGAAGTAGTGGATGAATTATTAACAACTATTAAACGATTAATGAAATAA
- the copZ gene encoding copper chaperone CopZ, whose protein sequence is MENVTLSVQGMSCGHCVKAVEGGVGELNGVKSVKVSLEDAKVTVAFDPSQVTVEDIKEAIDDQGYDVA, encoded by the coding sequence ATGGAAAACGTAACATTATCAGTACAAGGAATGTCTTGCGGTCATTGCGTCAAAGCTGTTGAAGGAGGCGTAGGTGAACTTAATGGCGTTAAAAGCGTAAAAGTAAGCTTAGAAGATGCAAAAGTAACAGTTGCATTTGATCCAAGTCAAGTAACGGTCGAAGATATTAAAGAAGCTATTGATGACCAAGGTTATGACGTAGCATAA